The following proteins are encoded in a genomic region of Candidatus Eisenbacteria bacterium:
- a CDS encoding DUF2807 domain-containing protein, which translates to MRSPSGKAGLVLLVAWAPMLTAAPGSTAQSVFSVAAFRSIQLQDGGEVIVRHGSTQRVTLVKGRRECSSVTVEDGELLIRGPHGQCRDEREMVIEVQTPAIDKLKVMHGGTLRTVGSFPSQEKLLGMVESGGRLDMRSMNAKAVRAGVRHGGGIFTKPTVSLQARIEQGGLITYWGDPDVQSRVEYGGAVTAGRPGDLNRPLEKIEAGVETAPSPPTPPGGD; encoded by the coding sequence ATGCGGAGTCCATCGGGTAAGGCCGGCCTCGTGCTGTTGGTCGCGTGGGCCCCAATGCTCACCGCGGCGCCGGGGAGCACCGCTCAGAGCGTCTTCTCGGTCGCCGCCTTTCGATCCATCCAGCTGCAGGATGGCGGCGAGGTGATCGTGCGCCACGGCTCCACTCAGCGCGTCACGCTGGTGAAAGGCCGGCGGGAGTGCTCGAGCGTCACCGTCGAAGACGGCGAGCTGCTGATCCGGGGTCCTCATGGCCAGTGTCGTGACGAACGGGAGATGGTGATCGAGGTGCAGACGCCAGCGATCGACAAGCTCAAGGTCATGCATGGCGGCACGCTGCGCACCGTGGGGAGCTTCCCATCACAAGAGAAGCTCCTCGGCATGGTGGAGAGCGGCGGCAGGCTGGACATGCGCTCGATGAACGCGAAAGCCGTGCGCGCAGGCGTGCGTCATGGCGGAGGGATCTTCACCAAGCCCACGGTCAGCTTGCAGGCCAGGATCGAGCAAGGGGGATTGATCACTTACTGGGGCGATCCGGACGTTCAGTCGCGGGTCGAGTACGGCGGGGCCGTGACGGCGGGGAGGCCAGGTGATCTGAACCGGCCGCTGGAGAAGATCGAGGCGGGAGTGGAGACGGCGCCGTCTCCTCCCACTCCGCCAGGGGGAGATTGA
- the bla gene encoding class A beta-lactamase, translating to MKRALGFVAVATVVIVAGLTLRPAPRTTPPDIRPSPATPSLGARHPEHPDTALEARLRTMVSGMPARCGVVAKNLANGAVARVNADTLIPLLSVVKLAVAVVIMDGVDRGQWSLSTPITLLPQDMHPRGWLGDRYPRGGGPVSLYRLLDVMLTRSDNTSADALMRIAGGPVAVTRWLEGKGIRDFRVDRTERALGNDWHGVAPGADTLGSAEEIREIRSRVPVAVHDSAARAMLLDPRDTGTAEACVHLLERLWSGGLLSAAMTDTLKSILARCKTAPHRLPAMLPKGTRVARKTGTGGTSAGVTVAINDVGVMRLPNGDEVAIAVLVGEPRGSIRRAERLIARTARTVFDAWSAK from the coding sequence ATGAAGCGCGCTCTTGGATTCGTGGCGGTCGCGACGGTGGTGATCGTGGCGGGGCTCACGCTCCGTCCGGCACCCCGGACCACACCGCCCGACATTCGCCCTTCTCCGGCGACCCCATCGCTTGGCGCTCGTCACCCCGAGCATCCCGACACCGCCCTCGAGGCACGGCTGAGAACCATGGTGAGCGGCATGCCGGCGCGTTGTGGAGTCGTCGCCAAGAACCTCGCCAACGGCGCGGTCGCGCGGGTGAATGCGGATACGCTCATTCCCCTTCTGAGCGTGGTGAAGCTGGCCGTCGCGGTGGTGATCATGGACGGAGTCGACCGGGGTCAATGGTCGTTGAGCACACCCATCACTCTGCTCCCTCAGGACATGCACCCGCGGGGCTGGCTCGGCGACCGCTACCCTCGCGGGGGAGGGCCGGTGAGCCTCTACCGTCTCCTCGACGTCATGCTCACGCGAAGCGACAACACCTCGGCAGATGCCTTGATGCGCATCGCCGGTGGTCCTGTCGCCGTCACTCGATGGCTGGAAGGAAAGGGCATTCGCGACTTCCGCGTGGATCGTACGGAGCGTGCCCTCGGCAATGACTGGCACGGCGTCGCCCCCGGCGCCGACACCCTGGGATCCGCCGAGGAGATCCGCGAGATTCGCTCCAGGGTACCGGTCGCCGTTCACGACAGCGCCGCGCGAGCGATGCTGCTCGATCCACGCGACACCGGTACGGCCGAAGCGTGCGTTCACTTGCTGGAGCGCTTATGGAGTGGAGGTCTCCTCTCCGCGGCGATGACCGACACGCTGAAGTCCATCCTCGCGCGCTGCAAGACGGCCCCTCATCGGCTCCCGGCCATGTTGCCCAAGGGTACGCGCGTCGCGCGCAAGACCGGCACAGGGGGCACCTCGGCTGGCGTGACCGTGGCGATCAACGACGTCGGTGTGATGCGCCTTCCCAACGGCGACGAGGTGGCCATCGCCGTCCTGGTCGGCGAGCCCCGAGGATCGATCCGCCGCGCCGAGCGGCTGATCGCCCGGACCGCGCGAACCGTGTTCGATGCCTGGAGCGCCAAGTGA
- a CDS encoding SUMF1/EgtB/PvdO family nonheme iron enzyme, with product MSRMPFEIAVLVAGLWGRVFLAHAQAAPLVIETVTVGNPGNTGDPIQFQGVFGAVSYVFAIGKHEVAAGQYTAFLNTVAATDRYGLYDTRMWTHVQGCKIARIGSPGSYAYSVAPDWANRPVNFISWGDAARFANWLHNGQPAGTTDLSTTEDGSYFLNGKQTDWDLEGVVREPDATWVIPTENEWYKAAYYDGATGIYWGFPTGTNSGMSSFLVDPDPGNNATFRPFNGTYTIGPPYYRTEVGAHENSASAYGAFDMEGNVMEFNETVPEPDLRGIRGGSWIGDLVGKWGRIMDMHSSDEYGDLGFRVATLGSTVGVGPRSSTLSFSLRGANPVRGSATFVFDLQQVSWVTLEVFDVTGRRVATLANGVMEPGAHEARWTAPGAPGVYFALLRAMGETRRINTIVMR from the coding sequence ATGAGCCGAATGCCATTCGAGATCGCTGTGCTGGTCGCCGGTCTATGGGGCCGTGTCTTTCTCGCGCACGCTCAGGCGGCTCCGCTGGTCATCGAGACCGTCACCGTCGGGAACCCCGGGAACACCGGGGACCCCATCCAGTTCCAAGGCGTCTTCGGCGCGGTGAGCTACGTGTTCGCGATCGGCAAGCACGAGGTGGCGGCGGGTCAATACACCGCGTTTCTCAACACCGTGGCGGCCACCGATCGGTACGGTCTCTACGACACCAGGATGTGGACACACGTACAAGGCTGCAAGATCGCGCGGATCGGCTCGCCGGGAAGCTATGCCTACAGCGTCGCTCCCGATTGGGCGAACCGGCCGGTGAACTTCATCTCCTGGGGCGATGCGGCCCGCTTCGCCAATTGGCTGCACAACGGTCAGCCTGCGGGGACCACGGATCTCTCCACGACCGAGGACGGCTCCTATTTCCTGAACGGGAAACAGACGGATTGGGACCTCGAGGGAGTCGTCCGCGAGCCCGACGCCACGTGGGTGATCCCGACCGAGAACGAATGGTACAAGGCGGCCTATTACGACGGCGCGACCGGCATCTACTGGGGCTTCCCGACCGGCACCAACAGCGGCATGAGCAGCTTCCTCGTCGATCCGGATCCCGGCAACAACGCGACCTTTCGGCCCTTCAACGGCACGTACACCATCGGCCCTCCTTACTACCGCACCGAGGTCGGCGCGCACGAGAACAGCGCGAGCGCCTACGGTGCGTTCGACATGGAGGGCAACGTGATGGAGTTCAACGAGACGGTGCCCGAGCCGGACCTTCGCGGCATTCGCGGCGGGTCGTGGATCGGCGACCTGGTGGGCAAGTGGGGCCGCATCATGGACATGCACTCGTCCGATGAGTACGGCGACCTCGGCTTCCGGGTGGCGACCCTGGGGAGCACCGTGGGCGTTGGTCCGAGGTCGAGCACGCTCTCGTTCTCGCTGCGGGGCGCGAACCCGGTGCGCGGCTCGGCGACCTTCGTCTTCGACCTGCAGCAGGTTTCATGGGTGACGCTCGAGGTCTTCGATGTCACGGGCCGGCGCGTGGCGACACTGGCGAACGGCGTCATGGAGCCGGGCGCTCACGAGGCGCGCTGGACCGCCCCGGGGGCGCCGGGCGTCTACTTCGCCCTGCTGCGCGCGATGGGCGAGACGCGCCGGATCAACACCATCGTGATGCGCTGA
- a CDS encoding mechanosensitive ion channel translates to MNLSEWLDLKALGTTAVAFLPRLLVAAIILFLFWVAFRTSRAALRNIMLRARFEEALIDLLIDNIYRSALIVIAVVIAAGQVGINILPALAGLGVVGIALGFAAQDSVANMISGFLIFWDKPFRVGDYVSLQDQYGRVTEITLRTTRVRTPANSYVVIPNRKIIESTLVNHSKHGGMRIEVPVTIAGSESVADARRALLDGITGIEGVVDEPNPDVVVKALGTMGTDLLLRVWIDDAALERPVFYRVTEAAKEALERAGLETPSPQIQLLVDQAQTLLKPAPERRGSVQADAEDE, encoded by the coding sequence GTGAACCTGAGCGAGTGGCTCGATCTCAAGGCGCTGGGCACCACCGCGGTGGCGTTCCTGCCACGGTTGCTGGTGGCGGCGATCATCCTCTTCCTCTTCTGGGTCGCCTTCAGGACCTCCCGAGCCGCGCTGCGCAACATCATGCTCCGTGCCCGTTTCGAAGAGGCACTGATCGATCTCCTGATCGACAACATCTATCGCTCGGCGTTGATCGTGATTGCGGTGGTGATCGCGGCGGGGCAGGTGGGCATCAATATCCTGCCGGCGCTCGCGGGGCTCGGGGTGGTGGGGATCGCGCTGGGATTCGCAGCGCAGGATTCGGTCGCCAACATGATATCCGGGTTCCTGATCTTCTGGGACAAACCGTTCCGAGTCGGTGACTACGTCAGCCTCCAGGACCAATACGGACGGGTCACCGAGATCACCCTGCGCACCACGCGCGTGCGGACGCCGGCCAATAGCTACGTGGTCATCCCGAACCGCAAGATCATCGAGTCGACTCTTGTGAACCACAGCAAGCATGGCGGCATGCGCATCGAGGTTCCGGTGACCATCGCCGGCAGCGAGAGCGTGGCCGATGCCCGGCGCGCGTTGCTCGACGGCATCACCGGCATCGAGGGAGTCGTCGACGAGCCGAATCCGGACGTGGTCGTGAAAGCGCTCGGGACGATGGGAACCGACCTCCTGCTCCGAGTGTGGATCGACGACGCGGCGCTCGAGCGGCCTGTGTTCTACCGCGTCACCGAGGCGGCCAAGGAGGCGCTTGAACGAGCCGGACTGGAAACCCCGTCGCCCCAGATCCAATTGCTCGTCGACCAGGCGCAGACGCTGTTGAAGCCGGCCCCCGAGCGGCGCGGCTCGGTTCAGGCCGACGCCGAGGACGAGTAG
- a CDS encoding alcohol dehydrogenase catalytic domain-containing protein, with translation MPGAPSDVPTALCRGDPLRALTFRGIRTIRYETVPEPTLLDDGDAMVQVECAGLCGSDLHVYHGRETGLDEGTVMGHEFVGRIVAAGPEVRGHAIGTRVVAPFSTCCGRCFFCIRGLSARCRQGALLGWVENGVGLQGAQTEFIRVPHADATLLAIDESLPAELALLLTDVVPTGWHVSRLGRISAGDVVVVLGCGPVGLAAAVAAFEQGAGRVFAVDAVPERLELAARFGAEPLELNQLVGPTILDATDGRGADAALEVVGSADASRLAFELVRPGGIVAIAGVHHESRFSFSPLEAYNKNLTLSIGRCPARSLMEELLPLLRRRSDLGAIVTHRRPLKDGPEAYEMFDLKRGGCVKVVFEP, from the coding sequence ATGCCTGGAGCGCCAAGTGACGTCCCAACGGCTTTGTGCCGGGGTGATCCCCTGCGCGCACTGACCTTTCGCGGCATTCGCACGATTCGCTACGAAACCGTGCCCGAGCCCACGCTGCTCGATGACGGCGACGCCATGGTTCAGGTCGAGTGCGCCGGCCTTTGCGGCTCGGATCTGCACGTCTACCACGGCCGCGAGACCGGCCTCGACGAAGGCACCGTCATGGGTCACGAGTTCGTGGGTCGCATCGTCGCGGCCGGCCCGGAAGTGCGGGGTCACGCGATCGGGACCCGTGTCGTGGCTCCTTTCAGCACCTGCTGCGGGAGATGCTTCTTCTGTATACGAGGATTGTCGGCCAGGTGCCGGCAGGGGGCTTTGCTGGGCTGGGTGGAGAACGGCGTGGGCCTCCAGGGTGCTCAAACCGAATTCATTCGAGTGCCGCATGCCGACGCCACGCTCTTGGCCATCGACGAGAGCTTACCCGCGGAGCTGGCCCTGCTGCTCACCGACGTCGTGCCGACCGGATGGCACGTGTCCCGTCTGGGTCGCATCTCGGCTGGCGATGTCGTCGTCGTGCTGGGCTGCGGGCCGGTCGGGCTTGCGGCCGCGGTGGCCGCGTTCGAGCAAGGCGCCGGCCGTGTGTTTGCCGTGGACGCCGTTCCGGAGCGCCTCGAGCTGGCCGCGCGTTTCGGCGCCGAACCGCTGGAGCTGAACCAGCTCGTGGGCCCAACCATTCTCGACGCCACGGATGGGAGGGGAGCCGACGCCGCGCTCGAGGTCGTGGGCAGTGCCGATGCCTCGCGGCTCGCGTTCGAGCTCGTGCGCCCCGGCGGGATCGTTGCGATCGCCGGCGTTCATCACGAGAGCAGATTCTCGTTCTCGCCCCTCGAGGCCTACAACAAGAACCTCACGCTGAGCATCGGGAGATGCCCCGCGCGATCTCTCATGGAGGAGTTGCTGCCGCTCCTGCGACGGCGAAGCGATCTCGGGGCGATCGTCACTCACCGGCGACCGCTGAAGGACGGTCCCGAGGCCTACGAGATGTTCGACCTCAAGCGGGGCGGATGCGTGAAGGTCGTATTCGAGCCCTGA
- a CDS encoding T9SS type A sorting domain-containing protein yields MRSRATILTLAFIAIRVAFADPSFGADISWINAAGGSWSTPGNWSTNSVPGPSDRALITLPGTYAVTLDVNPSVAAIFVGAGSGQQTLFGSGRALAVTESISVTPSGVLDLINSTVSGRLADRALVVARRNCTFSGQTNVEVGATLRVLGASGGSAMLTVGPLTNRGTIELTAVDGNFQSNLTGAGPVTNASGGLIRTLPGTGGERHLSVPIINQGMVTLDYLAYFDNTGLSFLNDVGGTIDVGNTNLVLSQSGGSFSNQGTMTIGATRVFSVSAGSFSNSGTIAGAGTLALNNTTIAGSLSPASTVVLDLTNCTVNASVTNQGLTVLHGFSTFNGGLINQAGATLRNLAGSGTNTYTTLASAVTNHGTIEMTTVTGNLQSNLVGNGPLTNETGGLIRVLVGTGGERHLSVPTTNRGTVSLESVLYLDNSGSQLNDVGGLYDLSGADLVVTQSGASPSFNNQGTVSVASGRTWSISGGAFTNTGSISGAGSLSLASLTANLNTALTLNLASVSATTSTLNVPQGLTNGATTTLTLNNVTVNGAITNNGLMVTRRNVTLNGSLTNETGSTLRVLGASGGSANLIIGPVTNRGALELTTIDGNFQSNLSGSGTLTNVAGSTFRVLPGTGGERHLQAAMVNQGTMTVEYSLYLDNGTKAQLNDVGGTISLTTGDIVLSQSGAGSFTNRGTLSVGAGRTFAISGGTFLNDIAGTLRGSGTISSSGPDITNAGTISPGASPGRLSFNGKVVQASTGRVRIELSGTQPITQYDVLQCSGQVVLGGTLQVALLGGFVPPAATPFVVLKYGSRTGTFTSYEGLNLGGSLQFSPTYTDTAMILSTGPLAITSVTPNRGGQGTVSCVVHGAGFFPGLTAKLVRGASQVPGTLLGISPLGIGFGVKFDLTGKALGAWDVVVQGADGTTVTLPGGFTVEPVQPAWVSVQIVGRPVIRVGRPASYEFVFTNNGNVDAVGVPAYIGGLPSGSSFGPGFAPSPTVPGASPIDYNSFPKTYGPSNSSILPVILPRVPPGASVRMRVTVQTNAPGSIPLKTWVNPAFYTPGVTPQMLECYIALMEAVLQCGGIFVPPGGACITQLVALYFETVLSVSGTGLDIVDPDEEEASVAISMIETVVTVTVGAFETIIECVVEDLPNALKVFNAFMCGWDFGQALHECSSIFTRDGESALIVSAVTGHDPNDKAGPSGIGIARFVRNSEPLPYAIYFENLETATAPAQEVVVADTLDTTKVDVSTVALGPIRFGTHVLTPPPGSTSYLGALDLRPTTNLVVRADVRLDTAAGVLTWRLSSIDPDTGAPPEDPFAGFLPPNITPPQGEGSVQYTVQPKSGMMTGTVVGNRASIVFDTNEAILTPVWTNAFDATPPTSAVGALPAVTQTLSIPVTWGGNDAGSGVKDYTIHVSVDGGPDSVWLDRVPQTSGYFSGAPGHSYAFYSVARDSTLLTETAPGEPDAQTTISSSVGVGERRFAFALRGALPNPADSRVLVSFELPATRPGTVELYDLAGRRVAHRDLGAFRPGPHSVSLGQGERIRPGMYFVRLRHGARSAVMKVVVAR; encoded by the coding sequence GTGCGATCTCGCGCCACGATCCTCACGCTCGCCTTCATCGCTATTCGCGTCGCATTCGCCGATCCGTCCTTCGGCGCCGACATCTCGTGGATCAACGCGGCGGGCGGCTCGTGGAGCACTCCCGGGAACTGGAGCACGAATTCGGTGCCCGGACCTTCCGACCGTGCGCTCATCACCCTGCCCGGAACCTATGCGGTGACGCTCGACGTCAACCCGTCCGTCGCAGCGATCTTCGTCGGTGCGGGATCCGGACAGCAGACGCTCTTCGGCTCGGGTCGCGCGCTGGCCGTCACGGAATCGATCTCGGTAACGCCTTCGGGGGTTCTCGACCTCATCAACTCGACGGTGAGCGGGAGGCTCGCCGATCGGGCGCTGGTGGTGGCGCGCCGGAACTGCACCTTCAGTGGCCAGACCAACGTCGAGGTCGGGGCCACGCTGCGCGTGCTCGGCGCCTCCGGGGGAAGCGCCATGTTGACGGTGGGGCCGCTCACCAACCGGGGAACGATCGAGCTGACGGCGGTCGATGGCAACTTTCAATCGAACCTTACGGGTGCGGGGCCGGTCACCAACGCATCGGGGGGGCTGATCCGCACGCTGCCGGGAACCGGCGGTGAGCGCCATCTTTCCGTGCCCATCATCAACCAGGGGATGGTGACGCTCGACTACCTGGCCTACTTCGACAACACCGGACTGAGCTTCCTGAATGATGTCGGGGGCACGATCGACGTCGGCAACACCAATCTCGTCCTCAGCCAGTCGGGCGGCTCGTTCAGCAATCAGGGGACGATGACGATCGGGGCCACCCGGGTCTTCTCCGTCAGTGCCGGCTCGTTCTCGAACTCCGGCACGATCGCTGGAGCCGGAACGCTGGCGCTCAACAATACGACCATCGCCGGCTCGCTCTCGCCGGCTTCCACCGTCGTGCTCGATCTGACCAATTGCACGGTGAATGCGTCGGTGACCAATCAGGGCCTCACGGTGCTTCACGGATTCAGCACCTTCAACGGTGGGTTGATCAACCAGGCCGGCGCGACACTGCGGAACCTCGCCGGGTCCGGAACGAACACCTACACGACGCTCGCGAGCGCCGTCACCAATCACGGCACCATCGAGATGACGACGGTGACGGGAAACCTCCAGTCGAACCTGGTGGGCAACGGACCGCTCACGAATGAGACCGGAGGGTTGATCCGGGTGCTGGTCGGGACCGGCGGCGAGCGACATCTCTCGGTCCCCACGACCAATCGGGGCACCGTGTCGCTCGAGAGCGTGCTCTACCTCGACAACTCCGGAAGCCAGCTGAACGACGTGGGCGGCCTCTACGACCTGAGCGGCGCGGACCTCGTCGTCACCCAATCCGGCGCCTCGCCGAGCTTCAACAACCAGGGCACGGTGAGCGTGGCCTCGGGACGCACCTGGTCGATCAGCGGCGGCGCCTTCACGAACACCGGTTCCATCTCTGGAGCAGGGAGCCTGTCGCTCGCGAGCCTCACCGCCAACCTGAACACCGCCCTCACGCTCAACCTCGCGAGCGTGAGCGCGACGACCTCGACGCTCAACGTTCCGCAGGGGCTGACCAACGGGGCGACGACGACGCTGACCCTCAACAACGTCACGGTGAACGGGGCGATCACGAACAACGGCCTGATGGTGACGCGCCGGAACGTCACCCTCAACGGGTCGCTGACCAACGAGACGGGCTCGACCTTGCGGGTGCTGGGGGCGAGCGGCGGGAGCGCCAACCTCATCATCGGCCCGGTGACCAACCGTGGCGCGCTCGAGCTGACCACCATCGACGGCAACTTCCAGTCGAACCTCTCGGGCAGCGGCACGCTGACCAACGTCGCGGGGAGCACCTTCCGCGTGCTTCCCGGGACCGGAGGCGAGCGACACCTCCAGGCGGCCATGGTCAACCAGGGAACGATGACCGTGGAGTACTCGCTCTACCTCGACAACGGCACCAAGGCCCAGCTGAACGACGTGGGCGGCACGATCTCCCTGACCACCGGGGACATCGTGCTCAGCCAGTCGGGCGCCGGGAGCTTCACCAACCGCGGCACCCTGAGCGTGGGGGCGGGGAGGACGTTCGCGATCAGCGGCGGGACGTTCCTCAACGACATCGCGGGAACCCTGCGTGGATCGGGGACCATCAGCTCATCGGGCCCCGACATCACCAACGCCGGCACCATCAGCCCGGGAGCGTCGCCCGGCAGGTTGAGCTTCAACGGAAAAGTCGTGCAAGCCTCCACGGGCCGCGTGCGCATCGAGCTCTCCGGCACGCAGCCGATCACCCAGTACGACGTGCTCCAGTGCTCGGGCCAGGTGGTGCTCGGCGGAACGCTCCAGGTCGCGCTGCTCGGAGGATTCGTGCCGCCCGCGGCGACGCCCTTCGTCGTGCTCAAGTACGGCTCGCGGACGGGCACGTTCACCTCCTATGAGGGTCTCAACCTGGGAGGGAGCCTCCAGTTCTCGCCGACCTACACCGACACGGCGATGATCCTCTCGACCGGTCCGCTCGCCATCACCTCGGTGACCCCCAACCGCGGCGGCCAGGGAACCGTGAGCTGCGTGGTGCACGGCGCGGGATTCTTCCCCGGGCTGACCGCCAAGCTCGTTCGCGGCGCCAGCCAGGTCCCGGGCACCCTTCTCGGCATCAGCCCGCTCGGCATCGGCTTCGGCGTCAAGTTCGATCTCACGGGAAAGGCCCTTGGAGCATGGGACGTGGTCGTGCAAGGCGCCGATGGAACCACGGTGACGCTCCCCGGCGGGTTCACGGTCGAGCCGGTGCAACCGGCCTGGGTCTCGGTGCAGATCGTGGGGAGGCCCGTCATTCGCGTCGGCCGGCCGGCGTCGTACGAATTCGTCTTCACCAACAACGGCAACGTGGACGCGGTCGGCGTGCCGGCCTACATCGGCGGTCTGCCCTCGGGCTCGTCGTTCGGTCCGGGATTCGCGCCATCGCCCACGGTCCCGGGGGCATCCCCGATCGACTACAACAGCTTCCCGAAGACGTATGGCCCATCGAACAGCTCGATACTTCCCGTCATCCTGCCGCGTGTGCCTCCCGGGGCCTCGGTGCGAATGCGCGTCACCGTGCAAACGAACGCCCCGGGCAGCATTCCTCTGAAGACCTGGGTCAACCCGGCCTTCTACACCCCCGGCGTCACCCCCCAGATGCTCGAGTGCTACATCGCCTTGATGGAGGCGGTGCTCCAGTGCGGCGGCATATTCGTTCCTCCTGGCGGGGCGTGCATCACCCAACTCGTGGCGCTCTATTTCGAGACCGTGCTCTCCGTCTCGGGAACCGGCCTCGACATCGTCGACCCGGATGAAGAAGAGGCGAGCGTCGCGATCTCCATGATCGAAACCGTCGTCACGGTCACGGTCGGCGCCTTTGAGACGATCATCGAGTGCGTGGTCGAGGATCTCCCGAACGCCCTCAAGGTCTTCAACGCCTTCATGTGCGGCTGGGACTTCGGTCAGGCCCTCCACGAATGTTCCAGCATCTTCACCCGCGACGGCGAGTCGGCGCTGATCGTGTCCGCCGTGACCGGACACGACCCGAACGACAAAGCGGGTCCGAGCGGGATCGGCATCGCGCGATTCGTGCGCAATTCGGAGCCGCTCCCGTACGCGATCTATTTCGAGAACCTCGAGACCGCGACGGCGCCGGCGCAGGAGGTCGTCGTCGCGGACACCCTGGACACCACCAAAGTCGACGTGTCGACCGTGGCGCTGGGTCCCATTCGGTTCGGCACCCACGTGCTCACGCCTCCGCCGGGCTCGACGTCATACCTCGGCGCGCTCGACCTGAGGCCCACCACGAACCTGGTCGTGAGAGCCGACGTGCGGCTGGATACCGCCGCAGGTGTCCTCACCTGGCGCCTGTCGTCCATCGATCCCGACACCGGCGCACCGCCCGAGGATCCGTTCGCGGGCTTCCTGCCGCCCAACATCACCCCGCCGCAGGGAGAGGGCAGCGTCCAGTACACCGTCCAGCCGAAGAGCGGCATGATGACGGGCACCGTCGTCGGGAACCGAGCGTCGATCGTGTTCGACACCAACGAAGCGATCCTGACTCCGGTGTGGACGAACGCCTTCGACGCCACGCCACCGACGAGCGCCGTCGGCGCCCTGCCCGCGGTGACCCAGACGCTCAGCATCCCGGTGACCTGGGGGGGAAACGATGCCGGATCCGGCGTGAAGGACTACACCATCCACGTCTCGGTGGATGGAGGGCCCGACAGCGTCTGGCTGGACCGCGTGCCTCAGACCTCGGGCTATTTCTCCGGCGCACCGGGGCACTCCTATGCGTTCTACAGCGTCGCGCGTGATTCGACGCTCCTGACCGAAACCGCACCCGGAGAACCGGACGCGCAGACGACGATCTCGTCATCCGTCGGCGTGGGAGAGCGGAGGTTCGCCTTCGCGTTGCGTGGGGCGCTTCCGAATCCTGCCGACTCCCGCGTCCTGGTGTCGTTCGAGCTGCCGGCGACGCGACCTGGCACGGTGGAGCTCTACGACTTGGCGGGTCGGCGGGTCGCGCATCGTGATCTGGGCGCCTTCCGGCCGGGCCCGCATTCCGTCAGCCTGGGCCAGGGGGAGCGCATCCGGCCCGGGATGTATTTCGTACGCCTCCGCCACGGCGCACGGAGCGCGGTCATGAAGGTCGTCGTGGCACGCTAG